The following proteins are co-located in the Trichocoleus sp. FACHB-46 genome:
- a CDS encoding ChaN family lipoprotein — MSKGQLIKLWAWSLGLFLCFTSPAPAQTIFSPMQQRLSPQTVLRQLAAADVVYLGETHDSPADHRAQLKIIQALHQKQPRLAIALEMFQRPYQPALDRYLAGQITEAELRQQSQFDQRWGYDWEYYAPILRFAKAKRLPLIALNTPTEITRKVARQGLDSLTASDRQFIPPAAEIRTDNVAYRQRIQKIYEEMHQGHSSSKNFEQFFEAQVLWDETMAERIAQFATTHPNSQIVVLAGQGHIIYGDGIPSRVTRRLKNTPNFVQRLVLLNPENIENGGRAIADYLWKEEE, encoded by the coding sequence ATGAGCAAAGGTCAGCTAATAAAACTTTGGGCGTGGTCGCTTGGCCTTTTTCTGTGTTTTACCTCACCTGCTCCTGCCCAAACTATTTTTAGCCCGATGCAGCAGCGCTTGAGTCCCCAAACGGTCCTCCGCCAGCTAGCAGCCGCCGATGTGGTTTACCTAGGCGAGACTCACGATAGCCCAGCCGATCATCGAGCACAACTCAAAATTATTCAAGCGCTTCACCAAAAACAGCCCCGACTGGCGATCGCGTTAGAAATGTTTCAACGCCCCTATCAACCGGCGCTCGATCGCTATCTGGCAGGGCAAATTACCGAAGCAGAGCTGCGCCAACAAAGCCAATTTGATCAACGTTGGGGCTACGACTGGGAGTACTACGCCCCGATTTTGCGCTTTGCCAAAGCTAAACGTCTACCTCTGATCGCCCTTAACACCCCTACCGAAATCACCCGCAAAGTCGCTCGCCAAGGCTTAGATAGTTTGACGGCCAGCGATCGCCAATTTATTCCACCCGCCGCAGAGATTCGCACCGACAATGTTGCCTATCGCCAACGCATCCAGAAAATCTACGAAGAAATGCATCAAGGCCACAGCTCCAGCAAAAACTTCGAGCAATTCTTTGAAGCGCAAGTACTCTGGGACGAAACAATGGCCGAGCGCATCGCTCAATTTGCCACCACTCATCCCAACTCCCAAATTGTCGTACTGGCTGGACAAGGCCACATCATCTACGGAGACGGCATCCCTAGCCGAGTCACCCGTCGCCTCAAAAACACCCCTAACTTCGTGCAGCGCTTAGTCCTACTCAACCCAGAAAATATAGAAAACGGAGGTAGAGCGATCGCGGATTACCTATGGAAGGAGGAAGAGTGA
- a CDS encoding inositol monophosphatase family protein, producing the protein MTDFWTTILDFAEATTARVGKQLLADFGQAQAAEKADGSLVTQSDQWADQELREAIAAAFPEHGVLSEEVEHIFPGTEWCWIIDPIDGTTNFARGIPLWGISLGLLYRGTPVFGYVHLPTLGQSFHGFWYGDSGLSGPTGAFLNRQPIHSSVDEPSRNHFFSLCARSTAVMQNRFPCKIRMLGVATYNLLTVALGSTLGAVEATPKIWDIAAVWAIAQAGGASWVPLESEPIFPLRVGQDYGERSFPTLVVSRGELVPFFRPYVGFLEK; encoded by the coding sequence ATGACTGATTTTTGGACGACGATTCTTGATTTTGCTGAGGCGACGACGGCTAGAGTCGGTAAACAGTTACTGGCAGATTTTGGTCAAGCTCAAGCAGCAGAAAAAGCGGATGGTAGCTTAGTCACCCAATCCGACCAGTGGGCTGACCAGGAATTGCGAGAGGCGATCGCGGCGGCTTTTCCGGAGCATGGGGTGCTGAGCGAGGAGGTGGAGCACATTTTTCCAGGGACGGAATGGTGCTGGATTATTGACCCGATAGATGGCACGACCAATTTTGCCCGTGGCATTCCGCTTTGGGGAATCTCTCTAGGGTTGCTGTATCGCGGTACGCCTGTATTTGGGTATGTGCATTTGCCGACACTGGGCCAGTCGTTTCATGGGTTTTGGTACGGTGATTCTGGGTTGAGTGGGCCTACTGGGGCGTTTCTCAATCGCCAGCCAATTCACAGTAGTGTGGATGAGCCTTCGCGCAATCACTTTTTCAGTTTGTGTGCTCGCAGTACTGCGGTGATGCAAAATCGCTTTCCTTGCAAGATTCGCATGTTGGGGGTGGCGACTTACAATCTGCTGACGGTGGCGCTGGGCTCGACGTTGGGGGCAGTAGAGGCAACCCCGAAGATTTGGGATATTGCGGCGGTGTGGGCGATCGCGCAGGCGGGTGGAGCAAGCTGGGTGCCGTTGGAATCGGAGCCTATTTTCCCGCTGCGGGTGGGGCAAGATTACGGGGAGCGATCGTTTCCGACTTTGGTGGTGAGTCGAGGAGAGTTGGTGCCGTTTTTTAGGCCGTATGTGGGCTTTTTGGAAAAATAA